Proteins co-encoded in one Pocillopora verrucosa isolate sample1 chromosome 1, ASM3666991v2, whole genome shotgun sequence genomic window:
- the LOC131774417 gene encoding sphingomyelin synthase-related protein 1 isoform X1, with translation MRLGKDVHKWTCKDVGLWLKENGFDDHADLFAKQHKIDGGALLVLNEDDLRNPPLELKVLGDIKRLSLAIASLQRKHSRPTHLALPNATNGHVKRKFVDQIDSVDGFVGQLRRRDFSDSDIDDDRPDVHPFSNISETGRTLISLVYAFSVFFVTSFVMVFVHDRVPDMKKYPPLPDIVLDNVPLIPWAFQMCEVTALILTAVLTTVLFFHKHRVIVIRRMAALCGTVFLLRCVTMFVTSLSVPGIHLECSGGTSKLYGDTWAKIRRAFEILLGFGMSVNGVRTCGDYMFSGHTVTITLLNFFVTEYTPYYMYYLHTCCWVLNMFGIFFILAAHEHYSIDVVIAFYISSRLFLYYHTLANTRALKQIDSKRTRIWFPLFWFFEEKVSGKVPNEYEWPLRWPRFLCKKSKSR, from the exons ATGAGGCTTGGGAAAGACGTACACAAGTGGACGTGTAAAGATGTGGGCTTGTGGCTTAAAGAAAACGGTTTCGATGATCATGCGGATCTATTTGCGAAGCAACATAAGATAGACGGAGGTGCTCTTCTCGTCCTCAATGAAGATGACTTAAGAAATCCCCCGCTTGAGTTGAAAGTCCTTGGCGATATCAAGCGTTTATCTCTGGCGATTGCTTCTCTTCAAAGAAAACACAGCAGGCCAACGCACTTAGCACTCCCTAATGCTACGAATGGACACGTTAAACGAAAATTTGTTGATCAGATTGATAGCGTGGACGGTTTTGTGGGACAGCTGAGACGACGCGATTTTTCGGATTCTGATATCGATGATGACAGGCCTGATGTTCATCCTTTCTCAAATATCTCTGAAACAGGGAGAACGTTGATCAGTTTGGTTTATGCGTTTTCAGTATTTTTTGTCACTTCTTTTGTAATGGTTTTTGTCCACGATCGCGTACCAGACATGAAGAAGTATCCTCCTCTACCTGACATAGTCCTGGACAATGTACCGCTCATACCGTGGGCTTTTCAAATGTGTGAGGTCACAGCGCTTATTTTAACTGCCGTTTTAACTACGGTTTTGTTCTTCCACAAGCACAGAGTTATCGTGATAAGAAGAATGGCTGCTTTGTGTGGAACAGTGTTTCTTCTGCGGTGTGTTACAATGTTCGTGACGTCTCTCAGCGTTCCTGGAATCCATTTGGAGTGCTCTGGAGGTACGTCAAAG ttgtaTGGTGACACTTGGGCAAAAATAAGAAGAGCCTTCGAGATCCTGCTTGGTTTTGGGATGTCAGTAAATGGTGTGCGTACATGTGGTGACTACATGTTTAGTGGCCACACGGTTACCATCAccttgttgaatttttttgtaacagaat aTACACCATACTACATGTACTACTTGCACACATGCTGCTGGGTCCTGAATATGTTTGGAATTTTCTTCATCCTGGCTGCCCATGAGCATTATTCCATTGATGTTGTTATTGctttttacatttcttctcGTCTCTTCCTTTACTACCATACTCTTGCCAACACTCGAGCACTCAAACAGATTGACAGCAAAAGGACGCGCATATGGTTCCCCCTTTTTTGGTTCTTTGAGGAAAAGGTGTCTGGCAAGGTACCAAATGAATATGAATGGCCTCTGAGGTGGCCCAGATTTCTGTGCAAGAAATCCAAGTCTCGTTAA
- the LOC131774417 gene encoding sphingomyelin synthase-related protein 1 isoform X2, protein MRLGKDVHKWTCKDVGLWLKENGFDDHADLFAKQHKIDGGALLVLNEDDLRNPPLELKVLGDIKRLSLAIASLQRKHSRPTHLALPNATNGHVKRKFVDQIDSVDGFVGQLRRRDFSDSDIDDDRPDVHPFSNISETGRTLISLVYAFSVFFVTSFVMVFVHDRVPDMKKYPPLPDIVLDNVPLIPWAFQMCEVTALILTAVLTTVLFFHKHRVIVIRRMAALCGTVFLLRCVTMFVTSLSVPGIHLECSGGTSKLYGDTWAKIRRAFEILLGFGMSVNGVRTCGDYMFSGHTVTITLLNFFVTEYTPYYMYYLHTCCWVLNMFGIFFILAAHEHYSIDVVIAFYISSRLFLYYHTLANTRALKQIDSKRTRIWFPLFWFFEEKVSGKVDIKHCKRDLLTFI, encoded by the exons ATGAGGCTTGGGAAAGACGTACACAAGTGGACGTGTAAAGATGTGGGCTTGTGGCTTAAAGAAAACGGTTTCGATGATCATGCGGATCTATTTGCGAAGCAACATAAGATAGACGGAGGTGCTCTTCTCGTCCTCAATGAAGATGACTTAAGAAATCCCCCGCTTGAGTTGAAAGTCCTTGGCGATATCAAGCGTTTATCTCTGGCGATTGCTTCTCTTCAAAGAAAACACAGCAGGCCAACGCACTTAGCACTCCCTAATGCTACGAATGGACACGTTAAACGAAAATTTGTTGATCAGATTGATAGCGTGGACGGTTTTGTGGGACAGCTGAGACGACGCGATTTTTCGGATTCTGATATCGATGATGACAGGCCTGATGTTCATCCTTTCTCAAATATCTCTGAAACAGGGAGAACGTTGATCAGTTTGGTTTATGCGTTTTCAGTATTTTTTGTCACTTCTTTTGTAATGGTTTTTGTCCACGATCGCGTACCAGACATGAAGAAGTATCCTCCTCTACCTGACATAGTCCTGGACAATGTACCGCTCATACCGTGGGCTTTTCAAATGTGTGAGGTCACAGCGCTTATTTTAACTGCCGTTTTAACTACGGTTTTGTTCTTCCACAAGCACAGAGTTATCGTGATAAGAAGAATGGCTGCTTTGTGTGGAACAGTGTTTCTTCTGCGGTGTGTTACAATGTTCGTGACGTCTCTCAGCGTTCCTGGAATCCATTTGGAGTGCTCTGGAGGTACGTCAAAG ttgtaTGGTGACACTTGGGCAAAAATAAGAAGAGCCTTCGAGATCCTGCTTGGTTTTGGGATGTCAGTAAATGGTGTGCGTACATGTGGTGACTACATGTTTAGTGGCCACACGGTTACCATCAccttgttgaatttttttgtaacagaat aTACACCATACTACATGTACTACTTGCACACATGCTGCTGGGTCCTGAATATGTTTGGAATTTTCTTCATCCTGGCTGCCCATGAGCATTATTCCATTGATGTTGTTATTGctttttacatttcttctcGTCTCTTCCTTTACTACCATACTCTTGCCAACACTCGAGCACTCAAACAGATTGACAGCAAAAGGACGCGCATATGGTTCCCCCTTTTTTGGTTCTTTGAGGAAAAGGTGTCTGGCAAG GTTGACATCAAGCATTGTAAAAGAGACTTATTGACATTCAtctaa
- the LOC131774418 gene encoding epidermal growth factor-like protein 6, producing the protein MAPSQTTLPLRLREENHDNNVSQCKLLADNATTRNVFDLLLIIIIFVLLGVAAPIIRGDFCERGDDIRVSNDGNTLKCSVNSSRLTLTGNNHSGNCHCHVGFKGDGHVCSDIDECASGNHSCPPNARCRNTFGSYSCECSYGYRENRYCLDMDECKLGLHGCDKHAHCTNTAGSYNCTCRAGFYGDGRSCRNI; encoded by the exons ATGGCTCCATCGCAAACTACTTTGCCATTACGATTGCGAGAGGAAAATCACGACAATAATGTCTCTCAGTGCAAACTCTTGGCAGACAATGCTACGACACGAAACGTTTTCGACCTCTTGTTAATAATCATAATTTTCGTGCTACTCGGCGTTGCCGCGCCTATCATTCGTGGAGATTTTTGCG AGAGAGGTGATGACATCAGGGTCAGTAACGACGGAAATACTCTCAAGTGCTCCGTAAACTCATCTCGGCTGACGTTGACCGGAAATAATCACAGTGGCAACTGCCACTGTCATGTTGGTTTTAAGGGAGATGGCCATGTTTGTTCAG atatcgatgaatgtgcATCTGGAAATCATTCATGCCCGCCGAATGCTCGCTGCAGAAACACCTTTGGATCATATAGTTGCGAATGTTCCTATGGTTACCGGGAAAACCGGTATTGCCTCGACATGGACGAGTGCAAACTCGGATTACACGGGTGTGATAAACATGCTCACTGCACCAACACCGCGGGCTCATATAACTGCACTTGTCGAGCTGGTTTTTATGGAGACGGACGATCTTGCAGAAATATATAA
- the LOC131774412 gene encoding fibroblast growth factor receptor 4-like isoform X1: protein MLNTYWLRDARNCLLLLLVTSALSNLPTAETTKKCNTKNVIPEMKIHSSPSGRTLIVGEALNLTCIAWPRSEDELFPRRRIKYIQWYDPKNRSVGVRCINPKLRKELLCTLMLKGLTLAQFGNYTCEAENDYVGYCRRKTVEIGQAFQAPETVEDPKNQTVVAGFNVTLNCNAQGSPMPSITWIKNNDSLAIQSNPRIKDIETVLDYKQIHSQLVIEDAKKKDEGKYHCVANNTVGEKASNPAFLFVKDLAFLAPETVEDPKNQTVVAGFNVTLNCTAKGSPMPSITWIKDDDPLAIQSNPRIKYVKTALDDKQIHSQLVIKDAKKEDKGKYHCVANNTAGEKTSNPAFLSIKDLDNWARIVEDPVNQTCMIRRIYSQSIVLLTIYLGRSFPRRVRCLGVVCSFFAVFCQATASPRKDRHRSVSLITVLSVFGGTIMTFMCGCTTAFFYRRARRNKQGNRDEGEMYVVCMANNDLAEGIAEDENHNENGSAPSVVNVVAPLVDDEKLNTNMRPERKDPKQDDGSVDSMLLEGRKIPTPPDVGEKNFRNLIFVQKDHAEKLVNSPSGHLSAQDGCDDANVIPHQESGMDTYKHGHQMLTSLNIALEEECEKDLDDLEVLEEVLGEGEYGIVYKGRCGRKNGNVIDVAIKKLKDDASKLEKAALLNEIRTLKQAGRHPNIVNLIGAWVHGETVFVVTELVRGGSLESLLKSKDDGSNEYANVCCKLSDRQLLNIALQVALGMQHLEERKCIHRDLAARNVFIDSSKVAKVGDFGLARNISDDGLYIKTSCVKIPWRWSSLESLRDRVYTSKSDVWSFGILLWEIATYGELPYPDIESPLSLVSQLSTGYRMPRPHRCSEELYTLMSSCWNENPLLRPSFTDIVNQLEYFLREVKRTYINIMEDEITSRVDLK, encoded by the exons ATGCTAAACACATATTGGCTTAGAGACGCTAGAAACTGTTTATTGCTATTGCTTGTTACCAGTGCTCTGAGCAACCTTCCAACCGCAGAAACGACAAAGAAATGTAACACCAAGAATG TGATACCTGAAATGAAGATCCACTCGAGTCCATCAGGTCGCACACTAATTGTAGGAGAAGCTCTTAATTTGACTTGTATAGCGTGGCCAAGGTCTGAGGACGAGCTATTTCCTAGGAGAAGGATCAAGTATATTCAGTGGTATGATCCTAAGAATAGATCAGTTGGAGTCAGATGCATAAATCCTAAACTACGAAAAGAACTTCTTTGTACATTAATGCTCAAGGGATTGACTTTAGCACAGTTTGGAAATTACACTTGTGAGGCAGAAAATGATTACGTTGGATATTGCCGGCGAAAAACTGTCGAAATTGGACAAG CTTTCCAAGCACCAGAGACTGTCGAGGATCCAAAGAACCAAACCGTCGTTGCTGGTTTCAACGTAACCTTGAACTGCAACGCCCAAGGTTCTCCCATGCCATCCATCACATGGATAAAGAACAACGATTCACTTGCTATACAGTCCAACCCGAGAATAAAAGACATCGAGACTGTCCTGGACTACAAACAAATTCATAGCCAACTGGTAATAGAAgatgcaaagaagaaagatgaaggaaaatatcactgcGTTGCAAATAATACTGTGGGAGAAAAAGCATCCAACCCGGCTTTCTTGTTCGTAAAGGATTTAG CTTTCCTGGCACCGGAGACTGTCGAGGATCCAAAGAACCAAACCGTCGTTGCTGGTTTCAACGTAACTTTAAACTGCACCGCCAAAGGTTCTCCCATGCCATCCATCACATGGATAAAGGATGACGATCCACTTGCTATACAGTCCAACCCAAGAATAAAATACGTTAAGACTGCCCTGGACGACAAACAAATCCATAGCCAACTAGTAATAaaagatgcaaagaaggaaGATAAAGGGAAATATCACTGTGTTGCAAATAATACTGCGGGAGAAAAAACATCCAACCCGGCTTTCTTGTCCATAAAGGATTTAG ACAACTGGGCGAGGATTGTTGAGGATCCGGTGAACCAAACTTGTATGATTCGTCGAATTTACTCACAGTCTATCGTGCTGCTGACAATATACCTGGGGCGCAGTTTTCCACGCCGTGTGCGTTGCTTAGGCGTCGTTTGtagtttttttgccgttttttgtCAAG CAACAGCGTCACCGAGAAAAGATCGGCATCGTTCAGTCTCCTTGATTACTGTGCTTAGTGTGTTTGGTGGCACCATAATGACATTCATGTGCGGGTGCACCACGGCGTTTTTCTATCGACGTGCAAGACGAAATAAACAG GGTAACAGGGATGAGGGAGAAATGTATGTGGTCTGCATGGCCAACAACGATTTGGCTGAGGGGATAGCGGAAGATGAGAATCATAATGAGAACGGTTCAGCGCCTTCAGTGGTAAATGTTGTCGCTCCGCTGGTAGATGATGAAAAGCTAAATACTAATATGCGACCAGAAAGAAAAGACCCCAAACAAGACGATGGGAGTGTCGACTCGATGCTCCTAGAGGGACGCAAGATTCCTACTCCACCAGatgttggagaaaaaaatttcagaaatctCATCTTTGTTCAAAAAGACCATGCAGAAAAGTTGGTAAACTCACCGAGTGGTCATTTAAGTGCTCAAGATGGTTGTGATGATGCCAACGTGATTCCACATCAAGAAAGTGGCATGGATACCTACAAACATGGCCATCAAATGCTAACATCTCTTAACATAGCGCTTGAAGAAGAATGCGAAAAAGACTTGGATGATCTCGAAGTGCTTGAAGAAGTACTCGGCGAAGGGGAATATGGAATCGTTTACAAAGGTCGTTGTGGTAGAAAGAACGGAAACGTTATTGATGTTgcaataaaaaagttgaaag ATGATGCAAGCAAACTTGAGAAAGCCGCGCTGTTAAACGAGATAAGGACTCTGAAACAAGCTGGCCGACATCCGAACATTGTCAATTTAATTGGAGCATGGGTACACGGAG AAACAGTTTTTGTTGTTACTGAATTGGTCCGAGGTGGTAGCCTTGAAAGCCTTTTGAAGAGCAAGGACGACGGAAGTAACGAATATGCAAATGTCTGCTGTAAACTGAGCGACCGACAGCTGTTGAACATTGCGCTGCAGGTGGCCTTGGGAATGCAGCATTTAGAAGAGCGGAAG TGCATTCACCGCGACCTTGCAGCGAGAAATGTCTTTATTGATTCAAGCAAGGTGGCAAAAGTTGGAGACTTTGGATTAGCAAGGAACATCTCAGACGATGGATTATACATCAAAACTTCATGT GTTAAAATTCCATGGAGATGGTCGTCTTTGGAATCTCTTCGAGATCGAGTTTATACATCCAAGAGCGATGt TTGGTCGTTCGGCATACTACTTTGGGAAATAGCAACATATG GTGAGTTGCCATACCCTGACATCGAATCACCACTTTCCCTGGTAAGTCAGCTCTCTACGGGTTATCGGATGCCTCGTCCTCATCGATGTTCGGAAGAACT GTATACGTTAATGAGTTCTTGTTGGAACGAGAATCCTTTGTTGAGACCTTCGTTTACTGACATCGTGAATCAGCTGGAATACTTCTTAAGAGAAGTAAAG AGGACATATATCAACATCATGGAGGATGAAATCACTAGCAGAGTTGATTTGAAGTAG
- the LOC131774412 gene encoding fibroblast growth factor receptor 4-like isoform X2, whose translation MLNTYWLRDARNCLLLLLVTSALSNLPTAETTKKCNTKNVIPEMKIHSSPSGRTLIVGEALNLTCIAWPRSEDELFPRRRIKYIQWYDPKNRSVGVRCINPKLRKELLCTLMLKGLTLAQFGNYTCEAENDYVGYCRRKTVEIGQAFQAPETVEDPKNQTVVAGFNVTLNCNAQGSPMPSITWIKNNDSLAIQSNPRIKDIETVLDYKQIHSQLVIEDAKKKDEGKYHCVANNTVGEKASNPAFLFVKDLAFLAPETVEDPKNQTVVAGFNVTLNCTAKGSPMPSITWIKDDDPLAIQSNPRIKYVKTALDDKQIHSQLVIKDAKKEDKGKYHCVANNTAGEKTSNPAFLSIKDLATASPRKDRHRSVSLITVLSVFGGTIMTFMCGCTTAFFYRRARRNKQGNRDEGEMYVVCMANNDLAEGIAEDENHNENGSAPSVVNVVAPLVDDEKLNTNMRPERKDPKQDDGSVDSMLLEGRKIPTPPDVGEKNFRNLIFVQKDHAEKLVNSPSGHLSAQDGCDDANVIPHQESGMDTYKHGHQMLTSLNIALEEECEKDLDDLEVLEEVLGEGEYGIVYKGRCGRKNGNVIDVAIKKLKDDASKLEKAALLNEIRTLKQAGRHPNIVNLIGAWVHGETVFVVTELVRGGSLESLLKSKDDGSNEYANVCCKLSDRQLLNIALQVALGMQHLEERKCIHRDLAARNVFIDSSKVAKVGDFGLARNISDDGLYIKTSCVKIPWRWSSLESLRDRVYTSKSDVWSFGILLWEIATYGELPYPDIESPLSLVSQLSTGYRMPRPHRCSEELYTLMSSCWNENPLLRPSFTDIVNQLEYFLREVKRTYINIMEDEITSRVDLK comes from the exons ATGCTAAACACATATTGGCTTAGAGACGCTAGAAACTGTTTATTGCTATTGCTTGTTACCAGTGCTCTGAGCAACCTTCCAACCGCAGAAACGACAAAGAAATGTAACACCAAGAATG TGATACCTGAAATGAAGATCCACTCGAGTCCATCAGGTCGCACACTAATTGTAGGAGAAGCTCTTAATTTGACTTGTATAGCGTGGCCAAGGTCTGAGGACGAGCTATTTCCTAGGAGAAGGATCAAGTATATTCAGTGGTATGATCCTAAGAATAGATCAGTTGGAGTCAGATGCATAAATCCTAAACTACGAAAAGAACTTCTTTGTACATTAATGCTCAAGGGATTGACTTTAGCACAGTTTGGAAATTACACTTGTGAGGCAGAAAATGATTACGTTGGATATTGCCGGCGAAAAACTGTCGAAATTGGACAAG CTTTCCAAGCACCAGAGACTGTCGAGGATCCAAAGAACCAAACCGTCGTTGCTGGTTTCAACGTAACCTTGAACTGCAACGCCCAAGGTTCTCCCATGCCATCCATCACATGGATAAAGAACAACGATTCACTTGCTATACAGTCCAACCCGAGAATAAAAGACATCGAGACTGTCCTGGACTACAAACAAATTCATAGCCAACTGGTAATAGAAgatgcaaagaagaaagatgaaggaaaatatcactgcGTTGCAAATAATACTGTGGGAGAAAAAGCATCCAACCCGGCTTTCTTGTTCGTAAAGGATTTAG CTTTCCTGGCACCGGAGACTGTCGAGGATCCAAAGAACCAAACCGTCGTTGCTGGTTTCAACGTAACTTTAAACTGCACCGCCAAAGGTTCTCCCATGCCATCCATCACATGGATAAAGGATGACGATCCACTTGCTATACAGTCCAACCCAAGAATAAAATACGTTAAGACTGCCCTGGACGACAAACAAATCCATAGCCAACTAGTAATAaaagatgcaaagaaggaaGATAAAGGGAAATATCACTGTGTTGCAAATAATACTGCGGGAGAAAAAACATCCAACCCGGCTTTCTTGTCCATAAAGGATTTAG CAACAGCGTCACCGAGAAAAGATCGGCATCGTTCAGTCTCCTTGATTACTGTGCTTAGTGTGTTTGGTGGCACCATAATGACATTCATGTGCGGGTGCACCACGGCGTTTTTCTATCGACGTGCAAGACGAAATAAACAG GGTAACAGGGATGAGGGAGAAATGTATGTGGTCTGCATGGCCAACAACGATTTGGCTGAGGGGATAGCGGAAGATGAGAATCATAATGAGAACGGTTCAGCGCCTTCAGTGGTAAATGTTGTCGCTCCGCTGGTAGATGATGAAAAGCTAAATACTAATATGCGACCAGAAAGAAAAGACCCCAAACAAGACGATGGGAGTGTCGACTCGATGCTCCTAGAGGGACGCAAGATTCCTACTCCACCAGatgttggagaaaaaaatttcagaaatctCATCTTTGTTCAAAAAGACCATGCAGAAAAGTTGGTAAACTCACCGAGTGGTCATTTAAGTGCTCAAGATGGTTGTGATGATGCCAACGTGATTCCACATCAAGAAAGTGGCATGGATACCTACAAACATGGCCATCAAATGCTAACATCTCTTAACATAGCGCTTGAAGAAGAATGCGAAAAAGACTTGGATGATCTCGAAGTGCTTGAAGAAGTACTCGGCGAAGGGGAATATGGAATCGTTTACAAAGGTCGTTGTGGTAGAAAGAACGGAAACGTTATTGATGTTgcaataaaaaagttgaaag ATGATGCAAGCAAACTTGAGAAAGCCGCGCTGTTAAACGAGATAAGGACTCTGAAACAAGCTGGCCGACATCCGAACATTGTCAATTTAATTGGAGCATGGGTACACGGAG AAACAGTTTTTGTTGTTACTGAATTGGTCCGAGGTGGTAGCCTTGAAAGCCTTTTGAAGAGCAAGGACGACGGAAGTAACGAATATGCAAATGTCTGCTGTAAACTGAGCGACCGACAGCTGTTGAACATTGCGCTGCAGGTGGCCTTGGGAATGCAGCATTTAGAAGAGCGGAAG TGCATTCACCGCGACCTTGCAGCGAGAAATGTCTTTATTGATTCAAGCAAGGTGGCAAAAGTTGGAGACTTTGGATTAGCAAGGAACATCTCAGACGATGGATTATACATCAAAACTTCATGT GTTAAAATTCCATGGAGATGGTCGTCTTTGGAATCTCTTCGAGATCGAGTTTATACATCCAAGAGCGATGt TTGGTCGTTCGGCATACTACTTTGGGAAATAGCAACATATG GTGAGTTGCCATACCCTGACATCGAATCACCACTTTCCCTGGTAAGTCAGCTCTCTACGGGTTATCGGATGCCTCGTCCTCATCGATGTTCGGAAGAACT GTATACGTTAATGAGTTCTTGTTGGAACGAGAATCCTTTGTTGAGACCTTCGTTTACTGACATCGTGAATCAGCTGGAATACTTCTTAAGAGAAGTAAAG AGGACATATATCAACATCATGGAGGATGAAATCACTAGCAGAGTTGATTTGAAGTAG